A single genomic interval of Streptomyces sp. 1222.5 harbors:
- a CDS encoding LCP family protein encodes MRGCPVVTEPAGQPLGPGPGSTATGDGLLGRRRRRWLKGSALALAVLVVASAGAGWAVYAKLNANITPDEAAAAELARYERERPTALVRGAQNILLIGSDTRAGDGNDEYGRDLGSERSDTTILLHLAADRRSATAVSLPRDLMVDVPGCRRPDGSRSRPAFAMFNHAFQVGGSACTIRTVEKLTGIRVDHHMVVDFSGFKEMVDAVDGVQVCLKEPVDDKAAKLKLPAGRVTLDGEQALGYVRARKSLGNGSDTERMERQQLFLGALVDKVQGNDVLLNPVKLYPVLDAATSSLTTDPELASLRGLYQLVRGLRDIPTERVQFLTVPRESYVHNANRDQLVEPAAEKLFTRLRADQPVAVARDLPEDAPGTGAQDGTASGASPAPTFSGNTAAEHACE; translated from the coding sequence ATGAGGGGGTGCCCGGTCGTGACCGAACCCGCAGGTCAGCCCCTCGGTCCCGGCCCCGGGTCCACTGCCACCGGTGACGGACTGCTGGGGCGGCGCAGACGGCGCTGGCTGAAGGGCTCGGCACTCGCGCTCGCCGTGCTCGTCGTGGCGTCCGCGGGAGCCGGCTGGGCCGTCTACGCCAAGCTCAACGCCAACATCACACCCGACGAGGCGGCCGCCGCCGAGCTCGCCCGGTACGAGCGGGAACGGCCCACCGCGCTGGTGCGGGGCGCCCAGAACATCCTGCTGATCGGCTCCGACACCCGGGCCGGGGACGGCAACGACGAGTACGGCCGGGACCTGGGCAGCGAGCGGTCGGACACGACGATCCTGCTGCACCTGGCCGCCGACCGGCGCAGCGCCACCGCCGTCTCGCTGCCCCGGGACCTGATGGTGGACGTCCCCGGCTGCCGCCGGCCGGACGGCAGCCGCAGCCGGCCGGCGTTCGCGATGTTCAATCACGCGTTCCAGGTGGGCGGTTCCGCGTGCACGATCCGCACCGTCGAGAAACTGACGGGCATCCGCGTCGACCATCACATGGTCGTGGACTTCAGCGGGTTCAAGGAGATGGTGGACGCCGTCGACGGGGTGCAGGTGTGCCTGAAGGAACCCGTCGACGACAAGGCGGCCAAGCTGAAGCTGCCCGCCGGCCGGGTCACCCTCGACGGGGAGCAGGCGCTCGGGTACGTACGGGCGCGCAAGTCGCTCGGGAACGGCAGCGACACCGAGCGGATGGAGCGGCAGCAGCTGTTCCTCGGCGCACTCGTCGACAAGGTGCAGGGCAACGACGTCCTGCTCAACCCGGTGAAGCTGTATCCGGTGCTGGACGCGGCGACCTCCTCGCTGACCACGGACCCGGAACTGGCCAGTCTGCGTGGCTTGTACCAGTTGGTGCGCGGGCTGCGTGACATCCCCACCGAACGTGTGCAGTTCCTGACGGTGCCGAGGGAGTCGTACGTCCACAACGCCAACCGTGATCAACTCGTGGAGCCGGCGGCGGAGAAGCTGTTCACGCGGCTGCGGGCCGACCAGCCGGTGGCCGTGGCCCGGGATCTCCCGGAAGACGCCCCCGGAACGGGCGCACAGGACGGCACCGCGAGCGGCGCCTCTCCCGCCCCCACCTTCAGCGGGAACACCGCCGCCGAGCACGCGTGCGAGTAA
- a CDS encoding TIGR03089 family protein has product MNATDRTPADLLTSALAADPGRPLVTFYDDATGERVELSVATFANWVAKTANLLQGDLAAGPGDRVALLLPAHWQTAVWLLACSSVGAVAGVGGDPAAADVVVSGPDSLDAALACTGERVALALRPLGGRFPRTPAGFADYAVEVPGQGDRFAPFAPVDAEDAALIVAGREFSGAEVVERAAAEAPALDLTGPGSRLLSGLSYDTWEGLAAGLYAPLAVGGSVVLCRHLDRLDVDALAKRIESERVTAVRR; this is encoded by the coding sequence GTGAACGCCACCGATCGCACCCCTGCCGACCTGCTGACTTCCGCGCTCGCCGCGGACCCCGGCCGCCCTCTGGTGACCTTCTACGACGACGCCACGGGTGAACGCGTCGAACTGTCCGTGGCCACCTTCGCCAATTGGGTGGCCAAGACCGCCAACCTCCTCCAGGGCGACCTGGCCGCCGGGCCCGGTGACCGGGTCGCGCTGCTGCTGCCCGCGCACTGGCAGACGGCGGTGTGGCTGCTGGCCTGCTCCTCGGTGGGCGCGGTCGCGGGCGTCGGCGGGGACCCGGCGGCGGCCGACGTGGTGGTCAGCGGGCCCGACTCGCTCGACGCCGCGCTCGCCTGCACCGGCGAGCGAGTGGCCCTGGCGCTACGGCCGTTGGGCGGGCGCTTCCCGCGGACGCCCGCCGGGTTCGCCGACTACGCCGTGGAAGTGCCGGGCCAGGGCGACCGGTTCGCACCGTTCGCTCCGGTGGACGCGGAGGACGCCGCGCTGATCGTCGCCGGCCGGGAGTTCAGCGGGGCCGAGGTCGTGGAACGGGCCGCGGCGGAGGCGCCGGCGCTGGACCTGACGGGTCCCGGTTCCCGGCTGCTCTCGGGGCTCTCGTACGACACGTGGGAGGGACTGGCCGCGGGGTTGTACGCGCCGCTCGCCGTCGGCGGGTCCGTGGTGCTGTGCCGCCACCTCGACCGGCTGGACGTGGACGCGCTCGCCAAGCGGATCGAGAGTGAGCGGGTGACCGCGGTACGCCGCTGA
- a CDS encoding peptidoglycan recognition protein encodes MSRIMAMRGFLTSSPGASPAVAASIGVACAAALALPLALPTPAAAAGRSARDSATAWAAGTGLPAGSPVPGSTRSLPLVPLTRDRVLGTAPEQGLYRAGVEHFSLVGVVWDDPDTELHGRVQVRTRSTATGKWSGWQDVETHNGEHGADPGTAERTSRHVRGATAPLWVGDSDGVDLRVRADLAGDAGARTGQGGGPWLVLPSGMRLELVDPGREAPPLGPPADASRTGPDADEAIAASAANTDITGFGATEIPELSRWATERELARLQGPVGAKPYVGARPKIVTRRGWGADESLRERGFVYTKKVKAAFVHHTASGNKYTCAQAPSVIRGIYRYHVKSMGWRDIGYNFVVDKCGSIYEGRAGGVTKAVLGAHTLGFNSNSMGIAVIGTYGASKPSGAAVTGIARLTAWKLGLFGADPRGKTYLTSGGGNLYPKGKNVRLHVISGHRDGFATDCPGKSLYAKLGTARSSAARYQGR; translated from the coding sequence ATGTCCAGGATCATGGCCATGCGTGGATTCCTGACTTCGTCCCCCGGTGCCTCCCCGGCCGTCGCCGCGTCGATCGGTGTCGCCTGCGCGGCGGCCCTCGCGCTCCCGCTCGCCCTGCCCACGCCCGCGGCCGCCGCCGGGCGGTCCGCGCGCGATTCCGCCACCGCATGGGCCGCCGGTACGGGCCTGCCGGCCGGGTCCCCGGTCCCGGGGAGCACCCGCTCACTGCCGCTGGTCCCCCTGACCCGCGACCGCGTCCTCGGCACGGCCCCGGAGCAGGGCCTGTACCGCGCGGGCGTCGAGCACTTCTCGCTGGTCGGGGTCGTCTGGGACGACCCCGACACCGAACTGCACGGCCGGGTCCAGGTGCGCACCCGGTCCACGGCGACGGGGAAGTGGTCCGGCTGGCAGGACGTCGAGACCCACAACGGCGAGCACGGCGCCGACCCGGGCACCGCCGAACGCACCTCCCGGCATGTGCGCGGGGCCACCGCGCCGCTGTGGGTCGGCGACTCGGACGGGGTGGACCTCCGGGTCCGCGCGGACCTCGCGGGCGACGCGGGCGCCCGGACCGGCCAGGGCGGCGGGCCGTGGCTCGTCCTGCCGTCGGGGATGCGCCTGGAACTCGTCGACCCCGGACGGGAGGCACCGCCGCTCGGCCCGCCCGCCGACGCGTCCCGCACCGGCCCGGACGCCGACGAGGCGATCGCCGCCTCGGCCGCCAACACCGACATCACCGGATTCGGCGCCACCGAGATCCCCGAGCTGAGCCGGTGGGCCACCGAGCGGGAGCTCGCCCGGTTGCAGGGACCGGTGGGGGCGAAGCCGTACGTCGGGGCGCGCCCGAAGATCGTCACACGCCGGGGCTGGGGCGCCGACGAGTCACTGCGCGAGCGCGGGTTCGTCTACACGAAGAAGGTCAAGGCGGCCTTCGTGCACCACACGGCCTCGGGCAACAAGTACACGTGCGCCCAGGCCCCCTCGGTCATCCGCGGTATCTACCGCTATCACGTCAAGAGCATGGGCTGGCGGGACATCGGCTACAACTTCGTCGTCGACAAGTGCGGAAGCATCTACGAGGGCCGGGCCGGCGGAGTGACCAAGGCGGTCCTGGGCGCGCACACCCTCGGCTTCAACAGCAACAGCATGGGCATCGCCGTGATCGGCACCTACGGCGCGAGCAAGCCGTCCGGGGCGGCGGTGACGGGGATCGCCCGGCTCACCGCCTGGAAGCTCGGACTCTTCGGGGCGGATCCTCGCGGAAAGACATATCTCACCTCGGGCGGTGGCAATCTCTACCCCAAGGGGAAGAACGTACGACTGCACGTGATCTCCGGCCATCGGGACGGCTTCGCCACCGACTGCCCGGGCAAGTCGCTCTACGCCAAACTCGGCACCGCCCGTTCCAGCGCGGCGCGCTACCAGGGGCGCTGA
- a CDS encoding NDP-sugar synthase, with translation MTEAILLVGGKGTRLRPLTVHTPKPMVPAAGVPFLTHQLARARAAGVEHIVLATSYLAEVFEPYFGDGAALGLHIEYVTEEEPLGTGGAIRNVASRLHSGPDDPVLIFNGDILTGLDIRALVGTHESTGADVSLHLTKVTDPRAYGLVPTDGTGRVLAFLEKPQTPEEIVTDQINAGAYVFRRSVIDTIPAGRPVSVERETFPELLAAGAHLQGMVDSTYWLDLGTPAAFVRGSADLVLGRAPSPAVPGRCGDRLVLPTATVAPDAKLTGGTVVGEGAFVAKGARVFGSTILPGAVIEPGAVITDSLIGSRARVGERTVLTGTVVGDGAVVGADNELREGVRVWCDARIPAGAVRFSSDQ, from the coding sequence GTGACAGAAGCGATCCTCCTGGTCGGCGGCAAAGGCACCCGGCTGCGCCCGCTCACGGTGCACACTCCCAAGCCCATGGTCCCGGCCGCCGGGGTGCCGTTCCTCACCCACCAGCTGGCGAGAGCCAGAGCGGCGGGCGTCGAGCACATCGTCCTCGCGACGAGCTACCTCGCCGAGGTCTTCGAGCCCTACTTCGGCGACGGCGCCGCCCTCGGGCTGCACATCGAGTACGTCACCGAGGAGGAGCCCCTCGGCACGGGCGGAGCGATCCGCAACGTGGCCTCGCGGCTGCACTCGGGCCCCGACGACCCGGTGCTGATCTTCAACGGCGACATCCTGACGGGCCTGGACATCCGGGCGCTGGTCGGCACCCACGAGTCGACCGGCGCGGACGTCTCCCTGCACCTGACCAAGGTGACGGACCCGCGCGCCTACGGGCTGGTCCCGACCGACGGCACGGGCCGTGTCCTCGCCTTCCTGGAGAAGCCGCAGACGCCCGAGGAGATCGTCACCGACCAGATCAACGCGGGGGCCTACGTCTTCCGCCGCTCGGTCATCGACACCATCCCCGCCGGCCGTCCGGTCTCCGTGGAACGCGAGACGTTCCCCGAGCTCCTCGCCGCCGGCGCCCATCTCCAGGGCATGGTCGACTCCACGTACTGGCTGGATCTCGGCACCCCGGCGGCCTTCGTCCGCGGCTCGGCCGACCTGGTCCTCGGGCGCGCCCCGTCCCCGGCCGTGCCCGGCCGCTGCGGCGACCGCCTGGTCCTGCCCACGGCCACCGTCGCCCCGGACGCGAAACTCACCGGTGGCACGGTGGTCGGCGAGGGCGCGTTCGTGGCGAAGGGCGCCCGCGTCTTCGGTTCGACCATCCTGCCCGGCGCCGTCATCGAACCCGGAGCGGTCATCACCGACTCCCTCATCGGCAGCCGCGCGCGCGTCGGCGAACGCACGGTCCTCACCGGCACCGTCGTCGGCGACGGCGCGGTCGTGGGCGCCGACAACGAGCTCCGCGAGGGGGTACGGGTCTGGTGCGACGCCCGCATCCCGGCGGGCGCGGTGCGGTTCTCCTCCGACCAGTAG